TGTGCTCGTTAGGGGGCACACAATGGCCAGACCGGTGCTACGGTTGAACAAGTCCTTGCTCACAACTAAAGCAGGTCGACGCCCTTTCTGTTCGTGACCGGACTGGGGATCGAAAGTGACGGTAATAATGTCGCCTTGTCTTGGGACATAGACCGCCATCTACCATGCTTCCTTCCCTGCCGGCTCCCCCCAATCGACTTCGCTGGCGTGGTAGTCTTCAGGAATTTGCGCTACGAGGTCCTCGATACGGTAGCGTCCGCGGATTTTCCTGATTGGCGTGACAACGATAATGCC
Above is a genomic segment from Deltaproteobacteria bacterium containing:
- a CDS encoding transcriptional regulator/antitoxin, MazE; this encodes MHTKIQKWGNSQGLRFAKNVLEDARLGVGDEVDVSVRDGIIVVTPIRKIRGRYRIEDLVAQIPEDYHASEVDWGEPAGKEAW